Proteins from a single region of Aythya fuligula isolate bAytFul2 chromosome 3, bAytFul2.pri, whole genome shotgun sequence:
- the GPRC6A gene encoding G-protein coupled receptor family C group 6 member A, whose product MAIFSFLIVCFVISADIASSCQNTDDFVGASSPGDIVIGGLFAVHSEMLHPEEHPIKPVIQNCAGFEIQVFLQTLAMIHAIEMINNSTLLSGVTLGYEIYDTCAEVTKAMASTLRFLSKFNSSKDIVEFKCNYSDYIPRIKAVTGASYSEVSMAVSRLLALQLIPQVSPASSAEILSDKIRFPSFFRTIPSDFHQTRAMAHLICESGWNWIGVIATDDDNGRFALESFGVQAMSNNVCIAFKELLPAYLSDKTFHTKVDHAVEKIVKETRVNVIVVFMRQFHVLKLFKKAIERNVNKIWIASDNWSTAVKISTMPNIRQLGTVVGFGFKSGDISTFQDFLKNLHEKPTENNKFLGEYIMLLSVCAHLEYYDFQMCISNQSQDDLMQNVENKQHIWRDDFLNANIEPGFIHSTILAVYAIAHAIKGQCKDRNCKDPSAFTPWELLEELKKVRVIDDDKKIKFDSKGDMRTSYDVLLWKEIDGHMEITTMAEYDTEKGDFIFEDDEKKKEFLNLKKVRSTCSQHCRPGQMKKVTESPHTCCYECVYCPENHYSNQTDMDYCYRCHNKTYWAPVNSTTCYRKTIQFLSWTDWFAIFLLLLSSFGVVLIFSISIIFTKNLNTPVVKASGGLTVCYVILLSHFCIFLSTVFFIGEPTELKCKTRQSLFGISFALCVSCILIKSLKILLAFSFDPKLQNVLKCAYKPIPIVVTCTGIQVIICTCWLVFRTPFVMQNFSIPRSIILECNEGSIVAFGIMLGYIAALAFICFIFAFKGRKLPENYNEAKFITFGMLIYFIAWIVFIPVYATTFGKYLPAVEIIVVLISNYGILCCTFLPKCYIIIYKQETNTKSAFLKMIYTYSSKSAGSVAVSQISLDSKSSSSQATVSGSCKAEKNSANGNYHFQVPGQKQIKEKILPKSAVRRVSRKRLSSI is encoded by the exons ATGGCAATATTTAGCTTTCTGATCGTCTGCTTTGTGATCAGCGCTGACATCGCCTCCTCTTGCCAGAATACAGATGACTTTGTGGGTGCCAGTTCTCCAGGAGACATTGTTATAGGAGGCTTGTTTGCAGTTCACAGTGAAATGCTGCATCCAGAAGAGCATCCCATCAAGCCAGTCATTCAGAACTGTGCTGG CTTCGAAATTCAAGTTTTTCTTCAGACACTTGCAATGATACATGCTATTGAAATGATCAACAATTCGACATTATTATCTGGAGTTACTCTGGGCTATGAAATCTATGACACCTGTGCAGAAGTTACAAAAGCCATGGCATCTACTCTGAGGTTCCTGTCTAAATTCAATTCTTCTAAGGATATTGTAGAGTTCAAGTGTAACTATTCAGACTACATACCAAGAATTAAGGCAGTCACTGGAGCCAGTTACTCTGAGGTGTCAATGGCAGTTTCAAGGCTGCTGGCATTGCAACTAATCCCACAG GTCAGTCCTGCATCGTCAGCTGAAATCCTCAGTGACAAAATCCGGTTTCCTTCATTCTTCAGGACTATCCCCAGTGATTTCCACCAGACTAGAGCAATGGCCCACCTGATCTGTGAGTCTGGGTGGAATTGGATCGGAGTAATAGCCACTGATGATGACAACGGGCGCTTTGCTCTGGAGAGCTTTGGGGTCCAGGCCATGTCAAACAATGTTTGCATAGCTTTTAAAGAACTGCTGCCTGCCTATCTCTCTGACAAAACCTTTCACACCAAAGTTGATCATGCAGTCGAGAAGATTGTCAAGGAAACCAGAGTAAATGTTATTGTAGTCTTTATGAGACAGTTCCACGTGCTCAAGCTATTTAAGAAGGCAATTgagagaaatgtaaataaaatctgGATTGCAAGTGATAACTGGTCAACAGCAGTGAAAATCAGTACGATGCCCAATATCAGACAGCTGGGAACTGTTGTGGGATTTGGATTTAAGAGTGGAGACATATCCACATTCCAAGACTTTCTGAAGAACCTTCATGAAAAGCCCACTGAAAACAACAAGTTTTTAGGTGAATATATTATGCTTTTGTCAGTCTGTGCACACCTGGAATATTATGATTTTCAAATGTGCATTTCAAATCAATCCCAGGATGATCTGATGCAAAATGTTGAGAATAAACAACACATCTGGAGAGATGACTTTTTGAATGCCAACATTGAACCCGGATTTATCCATAGTACTATACTTGCAGTCTATGCCATTGCTCACGCCATTAAAGGGCAATGCAAAGACAGAAACTGCAAGGATCCCTCTGCTTTCACTCCCTGGGAG CTCCTTGAAGAACTCAAAAAAGTTAGAGTCATCGATGAtgataaaaaaatcaagtttgaCTCCAAAGGAGATATGAGAACTAGTTATGACGTACTTCTCTGGAAAGAAATTGATGGTCACATGGAAATCACCACTATGGCAGAATACGACACAGAGAAAGGTGACTTTATCTTTGAGGatgatgagaaaaagaaagaatttctgaACTTAAAG AAGGTTCGATCAACATGTTCCCAGCACTGCAGACCAGGACAGATGAAAAAGGTTACAGAAAGTCCACACACATGCTGCTACGAATGTGTTTACTGCCCGGAAAACCATTACAGCAATCAAACAG atatGGATTACTGCTACCGGTGCCACAACAAAACCTACTGGGCTCCTGTGAACAGTACTACGTGCTACAGGAAGACGATCCAGTTCCTCAGCTGGACTGACTGGTTTGCTAttttcctgctcctcctctctAGCTTTGGGGTTGTGCTGATTTTCTCCATCAGTATCATATTTACTAAAAACTTGAACACGCCGGTTGTAAAGGCATCCGGAGGTTTAACTGTCTGCTATGTTATCCTCCTCAGccacttctgcatttttttaagcacCGTCTTCTTCATAGGTGAACCCACAGAACTCAAATGCAAAACTAGGCAATCCCTCTTTGGCATAAGCTTTGCACTTTgtgtttcatgtattttaataaagtcGCTAAAAATTTTACTAGCCTTTAGTTTTGATCCCAAGCTGCAGAATGTCCTGAAATGTGCATATAAACCTATTCCCATTGTGGTCACCTGCACTGGGATTCAAGTTATCATTTGCACCTGCTGGCTAGTATTTAGGACGCCTTTCGTAATGCAAAATTTCTCAATTCCAAGATCAATAATTCTGGAGTGTAATGAGGGCTCTATTGTAGCTTTTGGGATTATGTTGGGCTACATAGCTGCTCTAGCCTTCATCTGTTTCATATTTGCCTTTAAAGGCAGGAAGTTACCAGAGAACTACAATGAAGCTAAGTTCATAACCTTTGGCATGCTAATCTACTTTATAGCATGGATTGTATTTATCCCTGTCTATGCAACTACGTTTGGCAAATACCTGCCAGCAGTGGAAATCATTGTTGTTTTAATATCCAATTATGGGATTCTCTGTTGTACGTTTCTTCCTAAGTGCTATATCATAATTTacaagcaagaaacaaacacGAAGTCTGCCTTTCTCAAGATGATTTACACGTACTCTTCCAAGAGCGCAGGCAGCGTTGCTGTTAGCCAGATTTCCTTGGATTCAAAGTCTTCCAGTTCCCAAGCTACTGTCTCAGGCTCCTGTAAAGCCGAGAAAAACTCTGCAAATGGAAACTACCATTTTCAAGTGCCTGGGcagaagcaaataaaagagaaaattcttcCTAAAAGTGCAGTAAGGCGTGTGTCCAGGAAAAGACTGTCCAGCATATGA